In Rissa tridactyla isolate bRisTri1 chromosome 23, bRisTri1.patW.cur.20221130, whole genome shotgun sequence, the following are encoded in one genomic region:
- the TMOD4 gene encoding tropomodulin-4 — translation MTSYRQELEKYRDIDEDKILRELSAEELEQLDMELLEMDPENVLLPAGLRQRDQTQKSPTGPLDREALLQHLEKQALEAGERDDLVPFTGEKKGKPFVPKNPTREIPREEQITLEPELEEALANATEAEMCDIAAILGMYTLMSNKQYYDAICSGTISNTEGINSVVKPDTYKPVPDEPPNPTNVEETLRQIQANDGALEEVNLNNIKDIPISTLKAICEAMKTNTHVKKLSLVATRSNDPVASAVAEMLMENKTLQSLNIESNFITSAGMMSIIKAMYHNTTLSELKVDNQCQRLGDTVEMEMATMLEQCPSVVRFGYHFTQQGPRARAAIAITNNNELRRKQKKT, via the exons ATGACGTCCTACCGGCAGGAGCTGGAGAAGTACCGGGACATCGACGAGGACAAGATCCTGCGGGAGCTGTCGGCcgaggagctggagcagctggacatggagctgctggagatgGACCCCGAG AACGTGCTGCTGCCGGCGGGGCTGCGGCAGCGGGACCAGACGCAGAAGAGCCCGACGGGGCCGCTGGACCGGGAGGCCCTGCTGCAGCACCTGGAGAAGCAGGCGCTGGAGGCCGGCGAGCGCGACGACCTGGTGCCCTTCACCGGCGAGAAGAAAG GGAAGCCCTTCGTGCCCAAGAACCCGACGCGGGAGATCCCCCGGGAGGAGCAGATCACGCTGGAGCCCGAGCTGGAGGAGGCGCTGGCCAACGCCACCGAGGCCGAGATGTGCGACATCGCCG CCATCCTGGGCATGTACACGCTGATGAGCAACAAGCAGTACTACGACGCGATCTGCAGCGGGACCATCTCCAACACGGAGGGCATCAACA GTGTGGTGAAGCCCGACACGTACAAGCCGGTGCCCGACGAGCCCCCAAATCCCACCAACGTGGAGGAGACGCTGCGGCAGATCCAGGCCAATGACGGGGCTCTGGAAGAAGTCAACCTCAACAACATCAAG GACATTCCCATCTCCACGCTGAAGGCCATCTGTGAGGCCATGAAAACCAACACCCACGTCAAGAAGCTCAGCCTGGTGGCCACCCGCAGCAACGACCCCGTGGCCAGC GCTGTGGCTGAGATGCTGATGGAGAACAAGACCCTGCAGAGCCTCAACATCGAATCCAACTTCATCACCAGCGCCGGCATGATGAGCATCATCAAGGCCATGTACCACAACACCACCCTCAGCGAGCTCAAGGTGGACAACCAG TGCCAGCGGCTGGGCGACACGGTGGAGATGGAGATGgccaccatgctggagcagtgcCCCTCCGTCGTGCGCTTCGGCTACCACTTCACGCAGCAAGGCCCCCGCGCCCGCGCCGCCATCGCCATCACCAACAACAACGAGCTCC GTCGCAAGCAGAAGAAAACctaa
- the SCNM1 gene encoding sodium channel modifier 1 produces the protein MSFKREGDDPGQLGVLQKRRVADLLANYIPEDEALLLRSGRYACTVCAHRPVFDTLDVLTVHRAGKKHMSSLQRFYGRKRSLQDAAQKRQHEQEVQAEEAGVQGSPAPLLAQTRRIARSALLKAAPYSSCCRRTGVQGSSSQSGVTQRGPSVAPTPPEPSRKDREAVDASPAALLPGHCGGRADAPKAAPARTQRGGKGKAASSALSRPEVLSPERRQALERYLQLRSAGWIQDRSGKWVKDENAEFDSDEDEPPTLLPA, from the exons ATGTCCTTCAAGCGGGAGGGGGACGATCCCGGGCAGCTGGGGGTGCTGCAG AAAAGACGTGTCGCGGACCTGTTGGCCAACTACATCCCCGAGGACGAGGCACTGCTGCTGAGGAGCGGGAG GTATGCCTGCACGGTGTGCGCCCACCGCCCTGTCTTTGACACGCTGGACGTGCTGACGGTCCACAGGGCTGGCAAGAAGCACATGAGCA GCCTGCAGCGTTTCTACGGCAGGAAGCGCTCACTCCAGGACGCGGCCCAGAAACGGCAGCATGAGCAGgaggtgcaggcagaggaggcaggagTGCAG GGCTCCCCGGCCCCTCTGTTGGCACAGACGAGGAGGATCGCCCGGAGTGCTCTGCTGAAAGCGGCTCCCTACAGCAGCTGCTGCCGGAGAACAGG GGTGCAGGGAAGCAGCTCCCAATCTGGTGTCACCCAGAGAGGGCCGAGCGTTGCCCCGACACCGCCGGAGCCGTCACGGAAGGACAGAGAAGCCgtggatgccagccctgcagccctgctgccaggGCACTGCGGTGGGCGAGCGG ATGCACCGAAGGCGGCTCCAGCCCGGACACAGCGAGGTGGCAAAGGAaaagctgcatcatcagccctgAGCCGGCCTGAAGTCCTCAGCCCCGAGAGGCGCCAGGCCCTGGAGCGATACCTGCAGCTGCGGAG CGCCGGCTGGATCCAGGACCGCTCCGGCAAGTGGGTGAAGGACGAGAACGCCGAATTCGACTCCGATGAGGACGAGCCGCCCACGCTGCTGCCGGCCTGA
- the SEMA6C gene encoding LOW QUALITY PROTEIN: semaphorin-6C (The sequence of the model RefSeq protein was modified relative to this genomic sequence to represent the inferred CDS: deleted 3 bases in 3 codons): MPGVPLPFLLFLLLLLRGGAALAFPRDLVARSTMELAATAAYPRFGGLRGDNVTAQLGLDFQRMLRLNGTLFVAARDHIYAFDLGQDKGTLYPERHLTWETRDRENCAMRGRLQDECHNYIRVLVPRDAGTLLACGTNAFSPLCRTYQVSTLAQEGEEVSGQARCPFDAKQSVVALFVDGSLYSATVADFQASDAVIYRSLSPGRPPLRTLKYSSRWLQEPHFVQALPYGPYVYFFFREVAAELSALGKVVVARVARVCRNDRGGSPRVLERRWTSFLKVRLQCAVPGDAVFYFDVLEAVTPPRALHGRPAVLALFGTQPNSIPGSAVCAFYLADVERAFEGPFAEPRGAGGTWTPVPEDRVPRPRPGCCAGMGPAAGVVTSGDFPDETLAFAKEHPLLHGAVAPAGGRPLFTRTGTRLTQLAADTGAGPRGNQTVLFLGAEDGRVLKVLAATRQPGASRHPGGTPAPGDSREPGDSGDTAASETLLLEEISLYDPGRCRGPRGASRVLGLELHPPGRELLVAFSGCLVRLPLSRCARHGACRRSCLATRDPYCVWLPPRGCVPFSEDLPSGFEQDTEGSPGISGTCQDAPAAGDGDEDRDLAHGVRQAGPGAAATVPVPVLVGCVLGAFALGALAAGLLATGCRRPAVPKGPSEAPTAPRPTAQPPVPRLYPPLPPQGGAGGLRDPPELPTPEATPQLPAKTPRERAAEPRRGQATHLGTPGYPEPPGPGPPPKATLEELLQRLHGTGGSGWPVTPPGTGSFANRVQPGAPFASLPPAPRDGATRRVDVPPDSPPPPRRPLAQRHSLGGPALDPPGPARGLTRMHSLGAPGGPPWGPRPGTLERSLSMKPPVLPKPLLVPAAPGRP; encoded by the exons ATGCCGGGGGTCCCgctgcccttcctcctcttcctcctcctcctcctc cgggggggggcggcgctggCCTTCCCGCGGGACCTGGTGGCCCGAAGCACCATGGAGCTGGCAG CCACCGCCGCCTACCCCCGCTTCGGTGGCCTTCGGGGGGACAATGTCACCGCCCAGCTCGGCCTCGACTTCCAGCGCATGCTGCGCCTCAACGGCACCCTCTTCGTCGCCGCCCG ggACCACATCTACGCCTTCGACCTGGGGCAGGACAAGGGGACGCTGTACCCCGAGCGG CACCTCACCTGGGAGACGCGGGACAGGGAGAACTGCGCCATGCGGGGCCGGCTGCAG gACGAGTGCCACAACTACATCAGGGTGCTGGTGCCCCGCGACGCCGGCACCCTCCTGGCCTGTGGCACCAACGCCTTCAGCCCCCTCTGCCGCACCTACCAG GTGAGCACCCTGGCGCAGGAGGGCGAGGAGGTGAGCGGCCAGGCCCGGTGCCCCTTCGACGCCAAGCAGAGCGTCGTCGCCCTCTTCGTCg atGGCAGCCTGTACTCGGCCACGGTGGCCGACTTCCAGGCGAGCGACGCGGTGATCTACCGTAGCCTGAgccccggccggccccccctGCGCACCCTCAAGTACAGCTCCCGCTGGCTGCAGG agccccactTCGTCCAGGCGCTGCCCTACGGCCCCTACGTCTACTTCTTCTTCAGGGAGGTGGCGGCGGAGCTCAGCGCCCTGGGCAAG GTGGTGGTGGCTCGGGTGGCACGGGTGTGCCGCAACGACCGGGGGGGCTCCCCGCGGGTGCTGGAGCGGCGCTGGACGTCCTTCCTCAAGGTGCGGCTGCAATGCGCCGTCCCCGGGGACGCCGTCTTCTACTTCGATGTCCTGGAGGCAGTGACACCCCCCCGGGCCCTGCACGGGCGCCCCGCCGTCCTCGCCCTCTTCGGCACCCAGCCCAACAG catcCCCGGCTCGGCCGTCTGCGCCTTCTACCTGGCGGACGTGGAGCGAGCGTTCGAGGGACCCTTCGCCGAGCCCCGCGGCGCTGGTGGCACCTGGACCCCGGTGCCAGAGGACAGGGTGCCCCGACCCAG GCCAGGCTGCTGCGCCGGGATGGGACCGGCCGCCGGCGTCGTCACCTCCGGGGACTTCCCCGATGAGACGCTGGCCTTCGCCAAGGAGCACCCGCTGCTGCACGGCGCCGTGgcacccgccggcgggcggccCCTCTTCACCCGCACCGGCACCAG GCTGACGCAGCTGGCGGCGGACAcgggcgcggggccgcgggggAACCAGACCGTGCTCTTCCTGGGCGCCGAGGACGGGCGGGTGCTGAAGGTCCTGGCGGCCACGCGGCAACCCGGGGCCAGCCGGCACCCCGGCGGCACCCCGGCACCCGGTGACAGCCGGGAACCCGGTGACAGCGGGGACACCGCTGCCTCCGAGacgctgctgctggaggagatcAGCCTCTACGACCCCGGGCG gtgccgggggccgcggggcgcCAGccgggtgctggggctggagctgcaccCGCCGGGCCGGGAGCTGCTCGTCGCCTTCTCCGGGTGCCTGGTGCGTCTGCCCCTGAGCCGCTGCGCCCGGCACGGGGCCTGCCGCAG GAGCTGCCTGGCCACCCGGGACCCCTACTGCGTCTGGCTGCCCCCCAGGGGCTGCGTCCCCTTCTCCGAGGACCTCCC GAGCGGCTTCGAGCAGGACACAGAGGGATCCCCCGGGATCAGTGGGACCTGCCAAG ATGCACCAGCTGCTGGGGACGGTGACGAGGACAGGGACTTGGCCCATG GGGTGCGTCAGGCCGGACCGGGGGCTGCGGCgacggtgccggtgccggtgctggTGGGCTGCGTGCTGGGCGCCTTTGCCCTGGGTGCCCTGGCCGCCGGGCTGCTGGCCAccggctgccgccgccccgcTGTCCCCAAGGGACCCTCGGAGGCCCCCACCGCCCCACGGCCCACGGCCCAGCCACCTGTTCCTCGCCTCTaccccccgctgccgccccagGGTGGGGCCGGGGGCCTGCGGGACCCCCCCGAGCTGCCCACCCCCGAGGCCACCCCGCAGCTACCCGCCAAGACGCCCCGGGAGCGGGCGGCAGAGCCCCGGCGCGGCCAGGCCACCCATCTCGGCACCCCAGGGTACCCGGAGCCCCCCGGCCCGGGACCCCCACCCAAGGCCaccctggaggagctgctgcagcggCTGCACGGGACAGGGGGGTCGGGGTGGCCGGTGACACCCCCGGGCACCGGCTCCTTTGCCAACCGGGTACAGCCGGGAGCCCCCTTCGccagcctccccccggccccccgtgACGGGGCGACCCGGCGGGTGGACGTGCcccccgacagc ccccccccgccccggcggccccTGGCACAGAGACACTCGCTGGGGGGGCCGGCG CTGGAcccccccggcccagcccgggGGCTCACCCGCATGCACTCGCTGGGGGCCCCGGGGGGGCCGCCCTGgggcccccgccccggcaccctgGAGCGCTCCCTCTCCATGAAGCCCCCAGTGCTGCCCAAGCCCCTGCTGGTGCCGGCGGCCCCCGGGCGGCCCTGA
- the VPS72 gene encoding LOW QUALITY PROTEIN: vacuolar protein sorting-associated protein 72 homolog (The sequence of the model RefSeq protein was modified relative to this genomic sequence to represent the inferred CDS: deleted 1 base in 1 codon): MSLAEGRAPRRTAGNRLSGLLEAEEEDEFYQTTYGGFTEESGDDEYRGDQSDSDDEVDSDFDIDEGEEPASDQDESEPKRRRRVVTKAYREPLKSLRPKKTDVPTGGSQKPREVKSIPLELQDDVGDSRKHMRQSTTEHTRQTFLRIQERQVQSKRKKGGPNYDRPLTQEELLEEAKITEEINLRSLENYERLEADKKKQVQKKRKCVGPVIRYWSVTMPLVPEPGKEENVDVEGLDQDPQQAEAAPAPAPASAGKCSRTFISFSDDETFERFFPKAKQPRLPVREICPVTHKPAVYRDPITDIPYSNIRAFKIIREAYKKYITAHGLPSAAASAALGAAAPPGPDPNVRPTRQKIIIKQSVPTT; this comes from the exons atGAGCCTGGCGGAGGGCCGCGCTCCGCGGCGCACGGCCGGGAACCGGCTCTCGGGGCTGCTGGAggccgaggaggaggatgagTTCTACCAGACCACCTACGGCGGCTTCACCGAG GAGTCGGGCGATGACGAGTACCGGGGCGACCAGTCGGACAGCGACGACGAGGTGGACTCGGACTTTGACATCGACGAGGGCGAGGAACCCGCCAGCGACCAGGACGAGAGCGAGCCCAAGCGCCGCCGCCGCGTTGTCACCAAGGCTTACCGG GAGCCACTCAAGAGCCTGCGCCCCAAGAAGACGGATGTCCCCACCGGCGGCTCCCAGAAGCCGCGAGAGGTGAAATCCATCCCCTTGGAGCTCCAGGATGACGTGGGAGACA GCCGGAAGCACATGCGGCAGTCGACGACGGAGCACACGCGACAAACCTTCCTGCGCATCCAAGAGCGGCAGGTCCAGTCCAAGCGTAAGAAGGGCGGCCCCAACTACGACCGGCCTCTGacgcaggaggagctgctggaggaggccaaGATCACGGAGGAGATCAACCTGCGCTCCCTGG AGAATTACGAGCGCCTGGAAGCCGACAAGAAGAAGCAAGTCCAGAAGAAGCGGAAGTGCGTGGGGCCCGTTATCCGGTACTGGTCCGTCACCATGCCCCTCGTCCCAGAGCCGGGCAAGGAGGAGAACGTGGATGTGGAGGG GTTGGACCAAGACCCACAGCAGGCCgaagcagctccagccccagctccggcTTCCGCTGGGAAGTGCTCCCGTACCTTCATCTCCTTCAGCGACGACGAAACCTTCGAGCGTTTCTTCCCCAAAGCGAAACAGCCACGGCTGCCGGTGCGGGAGATCTGCCCCGTCACCCACAAACCGGCTGTTTACCGCGACCCCATCACCGACATCCCCTACTCCAACATCCGCGCCTTCAAAATCATCCGGGAGGCCTACAAGAAATACATCACAGCGCACGGGctgcccagcgccgccgcctccgccgccctgggggccgccgct ccccccggccccgaccccAACGTCCGTCCCACCCGCCAGAAGATCATCATCAAGCAAAGCGTCCCCACAACCTGA